A window from Aquabacterium sp. NJ1 encodes these proteins:
- a CDS encoding glycosyltransferase family 2 protein, translated as MQQAPSPRLAVAIPAHNEAKFITRCLDSIQVSARQASVDVEVVVALNRCTDRTQAIAESMGARCVVNDTKCIAAVRNEAVRGTTAPAVVTLDADNWMAPGTVSAILRHVHDPRYIGGGTYMWPERMSTGIFFSMLVVIPYVLKRGVSAGMFWFLREHFEAVGGFDEALISVEDIDFALRLQAHGRLQGKRYGTIRRHGITTSCRKFDTFGDWYLWRNPQLVRDIFEGTNRKAADHFYYDVRR; from the coding sequence ATGCAACAAGCTCCGTCACCCCGGCTCGCCGTGGCCATCCCGGCGCACAACGAAGCCAAGTTCATCACGCGCTGCCTTGACAGCATCCAGGTGTCGGCCAGGCAGGCCTCGGTTGACGTGGAGGTGGTTGTGGCGCTCAACCGTTGCACGGACCGGACGCAGGCGATTGCCGAATCCATGGGCGCACGTTGCGTGGTGAACGACACCAAGTGCATTGCCGCGGTGCGCAACGAGGCTGTGCGCGGCACCACGGCACCCGCCGTGGTCACGCTGGACGCCGACAACTGGATGGCGCCCGGCACGGTGTCGGCCATCCTGCGGCATGTGCACGACCCGCGCTACATCGGCGGCGGCACCTATATGTGGCCCGAGCGCATGTCCACAGGGATCTTCTTCAGCATGCTGGTGGTCATCCCTTACGTGCTCAAGCGGGGTGTCTCGGCGGGTATGTTCTGGTTCCTGCGTGAGCACTTCGAGGCCGTTGGGGGCTTTGACGAGGCCCTGATCAGCGTGGAAGACATCGACTTCGCCTTGCGCCTGCAGGCCCACGGTCGACTTCAGGGTAAACGCTATGGGACGATCCGCCGTCACGGCATCACCACCTCCTGTCGCAAATTCGACACTTTCGGTGACTGGTATCTCTGGCGAAACCCCCAACTGGTGAGGGACATATTCGAAGGCACCAACCGCAAGGCGGCAGATCATTTCTATTACGACGTGCGTCGTTGA
- a CDS encoding PEP-CTERM sorting domain-containing protein: MKPFAPVLSHASRLYASIGLVSALGLGMSVHASAQAAVVYLPPCFSCALGSTPPEGDEWVIQGIFVRVGKDGLSSQGALTNNASYFSNAYGFETSARLTNNKSFTNTGTLHILSATAATSLDNLGTLTNTGQIQADAPVNNMAGARLTNNGVFEGHYVAITNSGSLVNNGSFRLTSGKLTNGLGGTLDNRADLQALANASISNQGTLRNRSGATLSTSGVLNTGTIVNEAGGLIKAGSSFNNVSGSTLINHGTITASDSVFMLAQGSNYDFTGGTFINSSAQGRLVLNRDFAFGEAKAGAVKLEQGSTLRNYANLKVIAGYTQANDGDLNNYAGGVLDVRGTLNSANLYNTGTLNNAGVLEVREILTNGAALTNSGTLRASTGQMINFSGATLTNKGTVDVAASGMLQNEGTLLNQGKIAVAGTFVNNGVVQGTGSLQQTAGQVAINGSMTVATASIQGGQLAVQSGGALNAAKVTIGANGDMLAQAGAVSVSSKLTVQGHYGSEGGSNTFKDFVVGGTGWVTAGADTFTVSGNFLNASLQSTAWHTDEASLHLTGSGTQQLALAGADLGATRSAYQNNFAWSELVLGSASQYVLTDGNNLSGGALYVGHIQLEGGLSQLASINSPFNVYYDPTVAGNEYLGGQTYAFGTGGGHLMAVSAPALPQAMAMNIAGGPTAVPEPSAVLLTVSGAMVLLWARKRKVGKA; the protein is encoded by the coding sequence ATGAAGCCATTTGCTCCCGTGCTCAGTCACGCATCGCGTCTGTATGCCTCCATAGGCTTGGTGTCGGCTTTGGGGCTGGGTATGTCTGTGCACGCTTCTGCGCAGGCTGCAGTCGTTTATCTTCCGCCTTGTTTCTCCTGCGCGCTGGGCAGTACCCCTCCCGAGGGGGATGAATGGGTGATCCAGGGCATATTCGTGCGCGTGGGCAAGGATGGCCTCAGCAGCCAGGGGGCGTTGACCAACAATGCGAGTTACTTCAGCAACGCTTACGGTTTCGAAACCTCTGCTCGTCTGACGAACAACAAATCCTTCACCAACACCGGCACGCTGCACATCTTGAGTGCAACGGCTGCCACCTCGTTGGACAACCTCGGTACCCTGACCAACACCGGCCAGATCCAGGCTGATGCGCCGGTCAACAACATGGCCGGGGCCAGACTGACCAACAACGGGGTGTTCGAAGGGCACTACGTTGCCATCACCAACAGCGGCAGCCTGGTCAACAACGGTAGCTTCCGGCTGACGTCCGGCAAGTTGACCAATGGTTTGGGGGGGACGCTGGACAACCGGGCAGATCTTCAGGCATTGGCGAACGCAAGTATCAGTAACCAGGGCACCTTGCGCAATCGCAGCGGCGCCACGCTGAGCACCTCGGGCGTGCTCAACACAGGCACCATCGTCAATGAGGCTGGTGGCTTGATCAAGGCGGGCAGTAGCTTCAACAATGTCAGCGGTAGCACACTGATCAACCATGGCACGATCACCGCATCGGACAGTGTGTTCATGCTGGCGCAGGGCAGCAACTACGATTTCACCGGTGGTACCTTCATCAACAGTAGTGCGCAGGGGCGTCTGGTGTTGAACCGTGATTTCGCATTTGGCGAAGCCAAAGCAGGTGCGGTCAAGCTGGAGCAGGGCAGTACGCTGCGCAATTATGCAAACCTGAAGGTGATTGCCGGCTATACGCAAGCCAATGACGGTGATCTCAACAACTATGCTGGTGGTGTGCTGGATGTCCGGGGCACCCTCAATAGTGCCAATCTGTACAACACAGGGACTTTGAACAACGCTGGCGTACTGGAGGTTCGCGAGATCCTGACCAACGGCGCCGCGCTGACCAACTCGGGCACCCTGCGGGCCTCCACGGGCCAGATGATCAACTTCAGTGGTGCCACGCTGACCAACAAGGGCACGGTTGACGTGGCGGCCAGCGGCATGCTGCAAAACGAAGGCACCTTGCTGAATCAGGGCAAGATCGCCGTGGCTGGCACCTTCGTGAACAACGGCGTGGTGCAGGGCACTGGCAGCTTGCAACAAACTGCCGGGCAGGTTGCCATCAACGGCAGCATGACGGTGGCAACCGCGTCCATCCAGGGTGGCCAGCTGGCCGTGCAGTCAGGTGGCGCGCTGAATGCAGCGAAAGTCACCATCGGCGCCAATGGCGACATGCTGGCGCAGGCCGGGGCGGTTTCCGTCAGCAGCAAGCTCACGGTGCAAGGCCATTACGGCAGTGAAGGTGGCAGCAATACCTTCAAGGACTTCGTGGTGGGTGGTACGGGCTGGGTGACGGCCGGTGCCGACACCTTCACCGTCTCGGGCAACTTCCTCAACGCTAGCTTGCAATCGACAGCCTGGCACACCGACGAGGCGAGCCTGCACCTGACCGGCAGTGGCACGCAGCAACTGGCCTTGGCCGGCGCAGACCTGGGTGCAACGCGCAGCGCCTACCAGAACAACTTTGCCTGGTCCGAACTGGTGCTGGGTTCTGCCAGCCAGTACGTGCTGACCGACGGCAACAACCTCAGCGGTGGCGCCCTGTACGTGGGGCATATCCAGCTGGAGGGCGGCCTGTCTCAACTGGCCTCGATCAACAGCCCCTTCAACGTCTACTATGACCCGACCGTGGCAGGCAACGAATACCTCGGCGGCCAGACCTATGCTTTCGGTACCGGGGGCGGGCATTTGATGGCCGTGTCGGCACCCGCCTTGCCCCAGGCCATGGCCATGAACATCGCCGGTGGCCCGACTGCGGTGCCAGAGCCCTCGGCCGTGCTCTTGACGGTCAGCGGCGCGATGGTGTTGTTGTGGGCCCGCAAGCGGAAGGTCGGCAAGGCCTGA
- a CDS encoding hemerythrin domain-containing protein, translating into MRQPLQPIAPRIDDPIELLVACHDKVRRFAGLTLRLRDHLAAKGPDQQAQEAAQSILRYFNVAAPLHHDDEELDLFPALRQLAIAELDRHMAELEAEHAELASLWQSLGAWLTATAAGQPHPAPDGVDAFAQRYQAHAQREEDAVYPFSARLTAEQTGRISAAMVARRTVA; encoded by the coding sequence ATGCGCCAGCCACTTCAACCCATTGCCCCCCGCATCGACGACCCGATCGAGTTGCTGGTAGCCTGCCATGACAAGGTGCGGCGCTTTGCGGGCCTGACGCTCAGGTTGCGTGACCATCTGGCAGCCAAAGGCCCGGACCAGCAGGCCCAGGAGGCGGCGCAATCCATCCTGCGCTACTTCAATGTGGCCGCGCCACTGCACCATGACGACGAAGAGCTGGACCTGTTTCCCGCATTGCGGCAACTGGCCATCGCTGAACTTGACCGGCACATGGCGGAACTGGAAGCCGAACACGCTGAACTGGCCTCGCTCTGGCAAAGCCTGGGCGCCTGGCTCACGGCCACGGCAGCGGGCCAGCCCCACCCCGCCCCGGATGGCGTCGATGCGTTCGCTCAACGCTATCAGGCCCATGCCCAGCGTGAGGAGGACGCGGTCTACCCCTTCTCTGCTCGACTGACCGCCGAGCAGACAGGCCGCATCAGCGCCGCCATGGTGGCACGCCGCACCGTCGCCTGA
- the moaA gene encoding GTP 3',8-cyclase MoaA, with translation MSSRLIDSFQRRIDYLRVSVTDRCDLRCTYCMPKGFKGFEEPDHWLRHDEMTRLVGLFVAQGVSKVRLTGGEPLLRRGVADLARGLTALSGLQDLSVSSNGTQLARHARPLREAGVQRLNISLDSLDRDCFARITGRDCLADVLDGLKEARAAGFDPIKLNMVVQADVNLDEVRRMVAFAIEQGFVLRLIEPMPVGDTGRASKGVDLSCLGEDLAREHGLLPQVLGQGAGPARYWRTPDGGMSLGVITPMSRHFCASCNRVRLGVDGTLYLCLGQNDQVPLGQMLRAGASDAELTQAILAGIAAKPERHEFNERPQQIVRFMSQTGG, from the coding sequence ATGAGCTCCCGCCTGATTGATTCCTTCCAGCGCCGCATTGATTACCTGCGTGTTTCGGTCACGGACCGCTGCGACCTGCGATGCACCTACTGCATGCCCAAAGGCTTCAAGGGCTTCGAGGAGCCCGATCATTGGCTGCGGCATGACGAAATGACCCGCCTGGTGGGCCTGTTCGTGGCCCAGGGCGTCAGCAAGGTCCGCCTGACCGGTGGCGAGCCGCTGTTGCGCCGGGGGGTGGCGGATCTGGCGCGTGGCTTGACGGCCTTGTCGGGGCTGCAGGATTTGTCCGTGTCCAGCAATGGCACCCAGCTGGCCCGCCATGCGCGCCCCTTGCGCGAGGCGGGTGTGCAGCGCCTGAACATCAGCCTCGATTCGCTGGACCGGGACTGCTTTGCCCGCATCACCGGGCGCGATTGCCTGGCCGATGTGCTGGATGGCTTGAAGGAAGCTCGGGCCGCCGGCTTTGATCCCATCAAGCTCAACATGGTTGTTCAGGCCGACGTGAATCTGGATGAAGTGCGCCGCATGGTGGCCTTTGCCATCGAGCAGGGCTTTGTGCTGCGCCTGATCGAGCCCATGCCGGTGGGTGACACCGGGCGTGCCAGCAAGGGGGTGGACCTCTCCTGTCTGGGCGAAGACCTGGCGCGTGAGCACGGCCTGTTGCCTCAGGTGCTGGGGCAGGGGGCAGGGCCGGCTCGTTACTGGCGCACCCCTGATGGCGGCATGAGCCTGGGTGTGATCACACCCATGTCACGGCACTTTTGCGCCTCCTGCAACCGTGTGCGCCTGGGTGTGGACGGCACACTGTACCTGTGCCTCGGCCAGAACGACCAGGTGCCGCTGGGGCAGATGCTGCGGGCCGGTGCCAGCGACGCCGAGTTGACCCAGGCCATCCTGGCGGGCATCGCCGCCAAACCCGAGCGACATGAGTTCAACGAGCGCCCTCAGCAGATCGTGCGCTTCATGTCCCAGACGGGTGGTTAA
- a CDS encoding type IV pili methyl-accepting chemotaxis transducer N-terminal domain-containing protein has protein sequence MAASSEDIKQRTDSTSAVSSDALDALGSMGARMVSKGLASKLLAIGGAFLVLALASIGLTLWVTWQLEGGAAAVNEAGRMRMRSYQLALSLQHPTVEQAEFPHDIQRRLQDFENSLTLLRTGDPGRPLSVPWDEDTRSGFTGVNEDWAVLRAQALEIANGAPISGSLRGNVDDFVSRIDVFVSAIEHHIARWTALLHTFQLAMMALAVLSALAMLYAGHVVILEPVARLQSGLRRIEEGDFSTRVTVDTEDELGALASGFNSMAENLQSLYGNLEFKVKEKTAGLEIKQARLSALYEVAAFVAKADKLEVLAQGFAQQMRRIAHADAVAIRWSDEANERYVLLASDCLPKIMAEDEQCVLSGDCLCGARVDASGLPGIRVIPIQDAAKALAKASAAQTVKDHCEKAGYTTLVTVPLGLHQRVLGEVELFFRGDPHFSEEERGLFEALASHLAGAMESLRAAALDRESAVAAERQMLAQELHDSIAQSLAFLKIQMQLLRDAMMRGDDKAIEASMNELDAGVRESYSDVRELLLHFRVRTHAEDIEPALRETLSKFEHQSGLRGHLSLHSQGLPLPPDVQIQVLHIVQECLSNVRKHAQATQVWVDVQTQPAWCVSVSDNGCGFDVESGPPDDTHVGLRIMRERAQRIGATLTFQSAPDGTRVELRLPKLTASPSHSPGSAGADTAMNLAST, from the coding sequence GTGGCAGCCTCTTCGGAAGACATCAAACAGCGAACAGACAGCACCAGCGCCGTCAGCAGTGACGCGCTGGATGCGCTCGGCAGCATGGGCGCGCGCATGGTCAGCAAGGGCCTGGCCTCCAAGCTGCTGGCCATTGGGGGCGCCTTTCTGGTGCTGGCCCTGGCCTCCATCGGCCTGACCCTGTGGGTGACCTGGCAACTGGAAGGGGGCGCGGCCGCCGTGAACGAGGCTGGGCGCATGCGCATGCGCAGCTACCAGCTGGCCCTGAGCCTGCAGCATCCCACGGTCGAGCAGGCAGAATTCCCGCACGACATCCAGCGCAGGCTGCAGGACTTCGAGAACAGCCTGACGCTGCTTCGCACCGGTGACCCTGGGCGCCCCTTGAGCGTGCCTTGGGATGAAGACACCCGCAGCGGCTTCACGGGCGTGAATGAGGACTGGGCGGTGCTGCGCGCCCAGGCGCTGGAGATCGCCAACGGTGCGCCGATTTCCGGCTCGCTGCGCGGCAATGTCGACGACTTTGTTTCCCGCATCGACGTTTTCGTGTCCGCCATCGAGCACCACATTGCACGCTGGACGGCCTTGCTGCACACCTTCCAGCTGGCGATGATGGCTTTGGCCGTGCTCAGCGCGCTGGCCATGCTGTACGCGGGGCACGTTGTCATCCTGGAGCCCGTTGCACGTCTGCAGAGTGGCTTGCGGCGCATCGAAGAGGGTGACTTCTCGACGCGGGTCACGGTCGATACCGAGGATGAACTGGGGGCCCTGGCCTCGGGCTTCAACAGCATGGCCGAGAACCTGCAGTCGCTCTATGGCAACCTGGAGTTCAAGGTCAAGGAAAAGACCGCCGGCCTGGAGATCAAGCAGGCACGGCTCAGTGCCCTGTACGAGGTGGCCGCGTTCGTGGCCAAGGCGGACAAGCTGGAAGTTCTGGCTCAAGGCTTCGCGCAACAGATGCGCCGCATCGCCCATGCAGACGCCGTGGCCATCCGCTGGTCTGACGAGGCCAATGAGCGTTATGTGCTGCTGGCCAGCGACTGCCTGCCCAAGATCATGGCCGAAGACGAGCAATGCGTGCTGTCCGGCGATTGCCTGTGTGGCGCTCGGGTTGACGCGAGTGGTCTGCCTGGCATCCGCGTGATCCCGATTCAGGACGCTGCCAAGGCACTGGCCAAGGCGTCTGCCGCACAAACGGTGAAAGACCACTGCGAGAAGGCCGGCTACACGACCCTGGTCACCGTGCCCCTGGGCTTGCATCAGCGCGTGCTGGGCGAGGTCGAGCTTTTCTTCAGGGGGGACCCGCACTTCAGCGAAGAAGAACGTGGTCTGTTCGAGGCCCTGGCCAGCCACCTGGCCGGGGCCATGGAAAGCCTGCGCGCAGCCGCCCTGGACCGCGAATCCGCCGTGGCGGCCGAGCGCCAGATGCTGGCCCAGGAGCTGCACGATTCCATTGCCCAGTCCCTGGCCTTCCTCAAGATCCAGATGCAGCTGTTGCGCGACGCCATGATGCGCGGCGACGACAAGGCCATCGAGGCCAGCATGAACGAGCTGGATGCCGGCGTGCGCGAAAGCTACAGCGATGTGCGCGAGTTGCTGCTGCATTTCCGTGTGCGCACGCATGCCGAAGACATCGAGCCGGCCTTGCGTGAGACCCTGTCCAAGTTCGAGCACCAGTCCGGCTTGCGTGGCCACCTGAGCTTGCACAGCCAGGGCCTGCCTTTGCCACCTGATGTGCAGATCCAGGTGCTGCACATCGTGCAGGAGTGCCTGTCCAACGTGCGCAAGCATGCCCAGGCCACGCAGGTCTGGGTGGATGTACAAACGCAGCCGGCCTGGTGTGTGTCCGTGTCCGACAATGGTTGCGGCTTCGATGTCGAGTCCGGCCCGCCGGACGATACCCACGTGGGCTTGCGCATCATGCGTGAGCGCGCACAACGCATTGGCGCCACCTTGACCTTCCAGTCGGCCCCGGACGGGACCCGCGTCGAGCTGCGCCTGCCCAAGCTGACGGCCAGCCCGAGCCACTCACCCGGGAGTGCCGGCGCCGACACTGCCATGAACCTTGCCTCTACATGA
- a CDS encoding response regulator, with protein sequence MTDNVTVRLLVVDDHNLFRRGLIALLSRDSRVSVVAEARDAGEALKMAQLHKPDVILLDNHLPGVHGVDALPQLYAAVPQVRIVMLTVSEDADDLAQALSRGAAGYLLKTIEGEALVDAILRVRAGESVVSPEMTTKLIAAYRQALSSPAEAGGASGAPLAPLGNEAAEAEHLGTRVDARGEELAAGMSRLSPRERDILREIARGASNKEIARTLDIAETTVKIHVQHILRKLNLTSRVQAAVFATSQSRD encoded by the coding sequence ATGACCGACAACGTGACCGTTCGCCTGCTCGTGGTTGATGACCACAATCTGTTTCGCCGTGGCCTGATCGCCTTGCTCTCTCGTGACAGCCGCGTCAGCGTGGTGGCCGAGGCGCGTGATGCGGGTGAGGCGCTGAAGATGGCGCAGCTGCACAAACCCGATGTCATCTTGCTGGACAACCACCTGCCTGGTGTGCATGGCGTGGACGCCTTGCCCCAGTTGTATGCCGCGGTGCCGCAGGTGCGCATCGTGATGTTGACCGTCAGCGAGGATGCCGATGACCTGGCCCAGGCCTTGTCCAGGGGCGCGGCGGGTTACCTGCTCAAGACCATCGAGGGCGAGGCGCTGGTGGATGCCATCTTGCGGGTGCGGGCAGGGGAGTCCGTGGTGTCGCCCGAGATGACGACCAAGCTGATTGCGGCTTATCGACAGGCCCTCAGTTCACCAGCGGAGGCCGGCGGTGCGTCCGGCGCACCCCTTGCCCCGCTTGGCAACGAGGCAGCGGAGGCTGAGCACCTGGGAACACGGGTCGATGCACGCGGCGAGGAGCTGGCTGCTGGCATGTCCCGCCTGTCGCCACGTGAGCGCGACATCCTGCGCGAAATTGCCCGTGGTGCCAGCAACAAGGAAATCGCCCGCACGCTGGACATCGCCGAGACCACGGTCAAGATCCACGTGCAGCACATCCTGCGCAAGCTCAACCTGACTTCGCGCGTGCAGGCGGCTGTGTTCGCCACGAGTCAGTCCAGGGATTGA
- a CDS encoding nitrate/nitrite transporter has translation MSTRGKALSVLGVSTLAFTVCFMAWMMFGVIGIPIKKTLGLSATEFGLLTATPVLTGSLVRVPLGLWTDRFGGRIVMFVTLLLCVLPIYLLSYATQYWHFLVLGLFLGLAGGSFSVGTPYVARWFPKSQQGFAMGVFGAGNSGAAVNKFVASALVVAFGWTMVPKVYAAVMLGTALIFWFGSHSDPAHLVQSKASLTEQLKQLKDPRVLKYCQYYSIVFGGYVGLSLWMVQYYVGEYGLDIRVAALLAACFSLPGGVLRAIGGYLSDKHGAHKVTWWVLWASWICLFILSYPQTDFSINTVNGVKTFHLGLNVYAFTALMFALGIAWAFGKASVFKYISDDYPTNIGAISGIVGLAGGMGGFILPIIFGVLLDMTGVRSSAFMFLYGVVWVSLIWMYRTEVRSRDVLGGEPQGALVGSRA, from the coding sequence ATGTCTACGCGAGGCAAAGCCTTATCTGTCCTGGGCGTCAGCACACTGGCCTTCACGGTGTGCTTCATGGCCTGGATGATGTTCGGGGTCATCGGCATCCCGATCAAGAAAACGCTCGGCTTGAGCGCCACCGAGTTCGGTCTTTTGACCGCTACACCAGTCCTGACTGGCTCGCTCGTGCGTGTGCCGCTGGGCCTGTGGACCGACCGCTTCGGTGGCCGCATCGTGATGTTTGTCACCTTGCTGCTGTGCGTGCTCCCCATCTACCTGCTGAGTTACGCCACGCAGTACTGGCATTTCCTGGTGCTGGGCCTGTTCCTGGGGCTGGCTGGTGGTTCGTTCTCGGTGGGCACACCTTATGTGGCCCGCTGGTTCCCCAAGAGCCAGCAAGGCTTCGCCATGGGTGTGTTCGGGGCTGGTAACTCGGGTGCAGCGGTCAACAAGTTCGTGGCATCTGCCCTGGTGGTGGCCTTCGGCTGGACCATGGTGCCGAAGGTATACGCCGCCGTGATGCTGGGTACGGCCCTGATCTTCTGGTTCGGTAGCCATTCCGACCCTGCTCACCTGGTTCAATCCAAGGCCAGCCTCACCGAGCAGCTCAAGCAGCTCAAGGACCCGCGCGTGCTCAAGTACTGCCAGTACTACAGCATCGTGTTCGGTGGTTACGTGGGCCTGAGCCTGTGGATGGTGCAGTACTACGTGGGTGAGTACGGCCTGGACATCCGCGTGGCCGCCTTGCTGGCTGCCTGCTTCTCGCTGCCTGGCGGCGTGCTGCGCGCGATCGGCGGTTACCTGTCGGACAAGCACGGCGCACACAAGGTCACCTGGTGGGTGCTGTGGGCCAGCTGGATCTGCCTGTTCATCCTGAGCTATCCGCAGACCGACTTCTCCATCAACACCGTCAATGGCGTCAAGACCTTTCACCTCGGCCTGAACGTCTACGCCTTCACCGCACTGATGTTCGCCCTGGGCATCGCCTGGGCCTTCGGCAAGGCCAGCGTCTTCAAGTACATCAGCGACGACTACCCCACCAATATCGGCGCCATCTCCGGCATCGTGGGTCTGGCTGGCGGCATGGGTGGCTTCATCCTGCCCATCATCTTCGGCGTTCTGCTGGACATGACCGGGGTCCGCTCCAGCGCCTTCATGTTCCTCTACGGCGTGGTCTGGGTCTCCCTGATCTGGATGTACCGCACCGAAGTCCGCTCTCGTGACGTGCTGGGTGGTGAACCCCAGGGCGCGCTTGTCGGCAGCCGCGCCTGA
- a CDS encoding MFS transporter, whose amino-acid sequence MASTTVSSGPAKPGSTLAIWTPEDKSFWEAEGQAIAKLNLWISVPALFLAFAVWQLWSVAAVNLPLLGFKYTTNQLFWLASAPALSGATLRIFYSFMVPVFGGRRWTAISTASLLIPAIGIGMAIQDPTTPYPTMLILALLCGLGGGNFSSSMSNISFFFPKERKGSALGVNAGLGNLGVSVVQFLSPIIISVGVFGVFGGDSQQIVNKAGAHVEIWAQNAAFVWVPWIVIATLAAWFFMNDIADAKASFATQAAIFRNKHNWLMCILYLGTFGSFIGYAAGFPLLIKSQFKDVNPLAYAWIGPLVGALVRPFGGWLADKLGGARVTYWNFIVMACAVVGVLFFLPKGAHSAFALPWGPEAGNFTGFFLMFLVLFLTTGIGNGSTFRMIPVIFMNLKTKGVARNDEAGMNAAIKEANTEAAAVLGFTAAVAAYGGFFIPKSYGTSIGATGGPEAALLIFIAFYLLCIVTTWWFYARDNAEQPC is encoded by the coding sequence ATGGCAAGCACAACTGTGTCGTCAGGGCCGGCCAAGCCGGGCAGTACCCTGGCCATCTGGACCCCGGAAGACAAGTCCTTCTGGGAGGCCGAAGGGCAGGCGATCGCCAAGCTCAACCTGTGGATCTCGGTGCCCGCGCTGTTCCTGGCCTTTGCGGTCTGGCAGCTGTGGAGCGTGGCGGCGGTCAATCTGCCGCTGCTGGGTTTCAAGTACACCACCAACCAGCTGTTCTGGCTGGCATCGGCACCCGCGCTGTCGGGTGCGACGCTGCGCATCTTCTACTCCTTCATGGTGCCGGTCTTTGGTGGCCGCCGCTGGACGGCGATCTCGACGGCTTCCTTGCTGATCCCTGCCATCGGCATCGGCATGGCGATTCAAGATCCGACCACGCCTTATCCCACCATGCTGATCCTGGCGCTGCTGTGCGGCCTGGGGGGCGGCAACTTCAGCTCCAGCATGTCCAACATCAGCTTCTTCTTCCCGAAGGAGCGCAAGGGCTCGGCCCTGGGCGTGAACGCCGGCCTGGGCAACCTGGGCGTGTCGGTGGTGCAGTTCCTCAGCCCCATCATCATCTCGGTGGGCGTGTTCGGTGTGTTCGGTGGCGACTCGCAGCAGATCGTCAACAAGGCAGGTGCGCACGTTGAAATCTGGGCCCAGAACGCCGCCTTCGTGTGGGTGCCCTGGATCGTGATTGCCACGCTGGCCGCCTGGTTCTTCATGAACGACATCGCGGACGCCAAGGCCTCGTTCGCCACGCAAGCGGCGATCTTCCGCAACAAGCACAACTGGCTGATGTGCATCCTGTACCTGGGTACCTTCGGCTCCTTCATTGGTTATGCCGCCGGCTTCCCGCTGCTGATCAAGTCGCAGTTCAAGGATGTGAACCCGCTGGCTTACGCCTGGATCGGCCCGCTGGTGGGTGCGCTGGTGCGCCCCTTCGGTGGCTGGCTGGCCGACAAGCTCGGTGGTGCCCGTGTGACCTACTGGAACTTCATCGTCATGGCCTGCGCGGTGGTGGGTGTGCTGTTCTTCCTGCCCAAGGGCGCGCACAGTGCCTTCGCCTTGCCCTGGGGGCCTGAGGCTGGCAACTTCACCGGCTTCTTCCTGATGTTCCTGGTGCTGTTCCTGACCACGGGCATTGGCAATGGTTCGACCTTCCGCATGATCCCTGTGATCTTCATGAACCTCAAGACCAAGGGTGTGGCCCGCAATGACGAGGCCGGCATGAACGCCGCCATAAAGGAGGCCAACACCGAAGCCGCCGCCGTGCTGGGTTTCACCGCCGCCGTAGCGGCCTACGGTGGCTTCTTCATCCCCAAGAGTTACGGCACGTCGATCGGCGCCACGGGTGGCCCCGAAGCGGCCCTGTTGATCTTCATCGCTTTTTATCTGCTGTGCATCGTGACCACCTGGTGGTTCTATGCGCGTGACAACGCCGAGCAGCCCTGCTGA